In Nostoc sp. UHCC 0926, a single genomic region encodes these proteins:
- the glmM gene encoding phosphoglucosamine mutase, producing the protein MVSSITRTPGIPGDSASEADELDKGIESSFALNLIPLPANPLFGTDGIRGRVGELLSAPLALQVGFWTGIILRNNATQIGPVILGQDSRNSSDMLAMALSAGLTAAGLEVWYLGLCPTPCVAYLTSISDAIGGVMISASHNPPEDNGIKVFGADGGKLPQILQAEIEAGLRGKISPIAISNCGRHYSRLELVGHYSEALKKPLNSALNLQGMKIVLDLAWGAAVGLAPSVFTEMGAEVICLHNEADGDRINVNCGSTHLDILAATVQEHNADIGFAFDGDADRVLAVDNTGRQVNGDYILYLWGRQLQQNQQLPDNLIVSTVMANLGFEKAWQQIGGNLIRTAVGDQYVQAEMLRTGGMLGGEQSGHILCRHYAVTGDGLLTALHVAALVKEADISLAELVDQSFQTYPQLLQNVRVVDRDRRLGWQDCQPVQQAIALAEAAMGDSGRILVRASGTEPVIRVMVEAANADLANHWTNELVWQVQQHIAV; encoded by the coding sequence ATGGTTTCATCTATAACTCGGACACCAGGCATTCCTGGGGATTCTGCTTCCGAAGCTGACGAATTGGACAAAGGGATTGAGAGCAGTTTTGCATTGAATTTAATACCATTACCAGCAAATCCTTTATTTGGCACAGATGGTATTCGCGGACGAGTCGGAGAATTACTAAGTGCGCCCCTAGCATTACAAGTTGGTTTTTGGACAGGTATTATTTTACGTAACAATGCTACTCAAATAGGGCCAGTCATTCTCGGACAGGACTCTAGAAACTCCAGCGATATGCTGGCAATGGCTTTGAGTGCAGGTTTAACAGCAGCGGGGTTAGAGGTTTGGTATTTGGGATTATGTCCCACTCCTTGCGTTGCCTATCTTACCAGCATCAGTGATGCCATTGGCGGAGTGATGATTTCTGCCAGCCACAATCCCCCAGAGGACAATGGCATTAAGGTTTTTGGTGCGGATGGTGGGAAGTTACCCCAAATATTGCAGGCAGAAATTGAAGCGGGACTGCGTGGCAAGATATCACCTATTGCTATCAGTAATTGCGGACGGCATTACTCACGTTTGGAGTTAGTGGGGCATTATAGCGAGGCGTTGAAAAAACCCTTAAACAGTGCCCTAAATCTTCAGGGAATGAAGATTGTCTTAGACTTGGCGTGGGGAGCAGCAGTAGGATTAGCACCATCAGTATTTACAGAAATGGGGGCAGAGGTGATCTGCTTGCATAACGAAGCAGATGGCGATCGCATTAATGTTAACTGCGGTTCTACTCACCTAGATATTCTTGCAGCAACAGTACAAGAACACAATGCTGACATCGGCTTTGCCTTTGATGGCGACGCCGATCGCGTCTTAGCAGTAGACAATACCGGAAGGCAAGTTAACGGCGATTACATTCTCTACCTATGGGGACGCCAATTACAACAAAACCAACAACTGCCAGATAACCTGATTGTATCTACAGTCATGGCTAATTTAGGTTTTGAAAAAGCTTGGCAACAAATTGGTGGTAACCTGATTCGTACCGCAGTCGGTGACCAATATGTGCAAGCAGAAATGCTGCGGACAGGGGGAATGTTAGGCGGCGAACAATCAGGTCATATTCTTTGCCGTCATTATGCCGTGACTGGAGATGGCTTGTTAACAGCCTTACATGTAGCAGCTTTGGTGAAAGAGGCGGATATTTCCCTAGCAGAATTAGTAGATCAAAGCTTCCAGACCTATCCGCAACTATTGCAGAACGTGCGAGTCGTAGATCGCGATCGCCGTTTAGGATGGCAAGATTGCCAACCTGTACAACAAGCGATCGCTCTTGCTGAAGCAGCAATGGGTGATTCCGGCAGAATTTTGGTTCGCGCCTCTGGCACAGAACCAGTGATCAGGGTTATGGTGGAAGCTGCCAATGCCGACCTTGCCAACCACTGGACAAATGAATTAGTTTGGCAAGTCCAGCAACACATAGCGGTCTAA
- a CDS encoding glycosyltransferase family 2 protein, with amino-acid sequence MLVFVIPLKSPQVSNSWERVTQSFERCIKSICNQISPDFHAIVVCHEQPKIEFNHPQITYITVDFPPPNETNPIARGDTDKGRKILKGLIYARQFSPTHTMAVDADDCISKNLATFIKQHPNSNGWFINKGYKYKEASKYIFIKRKNFYSMCGTSNIIRYDLNFLPENAEYNRGYGYYKYYIDHGKVRGVLENKDKPIEPLPFPGAVYIVETGENLFYGSMKLNFNIFDRKSLTQSVKDEFGLYTL; translated from the coding sequence ATGCTTGTTTTTGTTATCCCACTTAAAAGTCCGCAAGTTTCCAATTCCTGGGAGCGTGTCACACAATCATTTGAAAGATGCATCAAATCAATTTGCAATCAAATCTCTCCTGATTTTCACGCTATTGTCGTTTGTCATGAACAGCCAAAAATAGAATTTAATCATCCCCAGATTACATACATTACAGTTGACTTTCCTCCTCCCAATGAGACAAACCCTATAGCTAGAGGAGACACAGATAAAGGGCGAAAAATCTTGAAGGGATTAATCTATGCTCGTCAATTTTCTCCAACTCACACGATGGCAGTTGATGCAGATGATTGCATCAGTAAAAACTTAGCCACATTTATTAAGCAACATCCTAACTCTAATGGATGGTTTATCAATAAAGGTTATAAATATAAAGAAGCTAGTAAATATATATTTATTAAAAGAAAAAATTTCTATTCTATGTGCGGGACATCCAATATTATCCGATATGACTTAAATTTCCTACCAGAAAACGCAGAATATAATCGGGGTTATGGATACTACAAATATTATATAGACCACGGTAAAGTTAGAGGTGTATTAGAAAACAAAGATAAACCTATTGAACCATTACCATTTCCTGGGGCAGTTTACATTGTAGAAACAGGGGAAAATCTTTTTTACGGTTCAATGAAGTTAAACTTCAATATTTTTGATCGAAAATCCTTAACTCAATCAGTTAAGGATGAATTCGGATTGTACACGCTATAG
- the hpsL gene encoding hormogonium polysaccharide biosynthesis protein HpsL: MPKSKSKNKKSKKQAKKETSTLSLKEQLAQKRKAAQARKEFTSLLTTATIGGVFFGIVLFFVGGIKAAVPGVLGILIISLSYKYPRQALYAFIIYVPIGGTITYYLGNSPILQLAKDAFYVPALIGLWQTCRKQGLPIIIPQGIKTPLYIVLGCSLLTLLFVNGGQQFNPPSVGLLEKTPQEIPLGMGILGLKVFLGYVPLIGCAYYLIRDKRDFLFLSRLQIVLTLICCVLGFIQYLLLLTGVCQGTRGLEGNALFVTSLEARCYFGGALLYSPEEGVIRLPGTFVAPWQWAWFLISSTFFTFATGFTDPSPIWRVVGLGSLVTVFINAVISGQRIALALVPTCFGILLLLTGQIANLKRFIPIGIGLAIVLGIAMVTNPVVVQERTESFTGRWEASPPQDFIVQQFEENWKNVDGPLGSGLGRATNSARVMGSTKLVETYYPKVLYEVGILGVLAFLGLVTSLTIIGFKTYRSIKNRNFRSYGAALWVFILFISYNTYYYPLDVDPVAVYYWFFAGVLFKLPELEKQDQEDANPQQKNKRKRLKTI; the protein is encoded by the coding sequence ATGCCAAAATCCAAGTCAAAAAATAAAAAATCAAAAAAACAGGCTAAAAAAGAAACTTCTACTCTTAGCCTCAAAGAACAATTAGCCCAAAAGCGCAAAGCAGCCCAAGCACGTAAAGAATTCACTAGCTTACTCACCACTGCCACTATTGGCGGTGTCTTCTTTGGCATTGTGCTTTTTTTTGTAGGTGGAATTAAAGCAGCAGTTCCTGGTGTTTTGGGGATACTCATCATCTCCCTTTCCTACAAATACCCGCGCCAAGCGCTATATGCCTTCATCATTTACGTACCTATTGGGGGTACTATCACTTACTACTTGGGCAATAGTCCCATACTCCAATTAGCTAAAGATGCCTTTTACGTTCCAGCACTGATTGGACTTTGGCAGACTTGCCGTAAACAAGGGCTACCCATAATTATTCCCCAAGGCATTAAAACCCCACTTTATATTGTTTTAGGTTGCAGTCTGCTAACGCTGTTGTTCGTTAATGGTGGACAGCAGTTTAACCCGCCTAGTGTGGGACTATTGGAAAAAACACCTCAAGAAATACCCTTAGGTATGGGAATTCTGGGACTGAAAGTATTTTTAGGCTATGTCCCCCTGATTGGTTGTGCCTACTATCTAATTCGCGATAAGCGGGATTTTCTATTTTTATCGCGCCTCCAGATTGTCCTCACACTCATTTGCTGTGTGCTGGGATTTATTCAATACCTGTTACTACTAACTGGTGTATGTCAAGGCACTAGAGGTCTTGAAGGAAATGCCCTATTTGTCACATCACTAGAAGCCCGGTGTTATTTTGGTGGAGCGCTCTTATATAGTCCCGAAGAAGGGGTTATTCGCCTACCAGGGACATTTGTAGCTCCTTGGCAGTGGGCATGGTTCTTAATTTCCAGCACCTTTTTTACCTTTGCCACCGGCTTCACCGACCCTTCCCCAATATGGCGGGTGGTCGGTTTAGGTTCTTTAGTAACAGTCTTTATCAATGCTGTAATCTCTGGACAGAGAATTGCCTTAGCCTTAGTACCAACCTGCTTCGGGATTTTACTATTGCTTACTGGTCAAATTGCCAACCTCAAACGGTTTATCCCCATAGGGATAGGACTTGCTATTGTTCTGGGAATTGCAATGGTGACTAACCCTGTTGTCGTGCAAGAGAGAACCGAGAGTTTTACCGGTCGCTGGGAGGCTTCACCACCTCAAGATTTTATCGTTCAGCAATTTGAAGAGAATTGGAAAAACGTAGACGGCCCCTTGGGAAGTGGCTTAGGTCGAGCAACTAACTCTGCTCGTGTAATGGGTTCAACCAAACTCGTAGAAACCTACTATCCCAAAGTCCTTTATGAAGTTGGAATACTTGGAGTACTAGCTTTTCTGGGTTTGGTAACAAGTTTAACAATTATTGGCTTTAAGACCTATCGCTCCATAAAGAACCGTAATTTCCGCAGTTACGGAGCAGCTTTGTGGGTGTTTATATTGTTTATTAGCTACAACACCTACTACTATCCTCTGGATGTTGATCCCGTTGCTGTCTATTATTGGTTTTTTGCCGGAGTTCTTTTTAAATTGCCAGAACTAGAGAAACAAGATCAAGAAGATGCCAACCCTCAGCAAAAAAACAAGAGAAAACGTCTAAAAACAATTTAA
- a CDS encoding glycosyltransferase family 4 protein, with product MAKVIIAGQKHLSIPNLPRNSRHTLIRPKPFPAGRYPIEKIWYPLSSFMAWQPVWGRYQAIHSFNRILYTNKPWFFTFEDHRVLYRNPQNKSEAAIYELLNNRLALDNCQKLIAISDYAKLRLIKRIEGWNIEEKVSNKLDVIHPNFPVRVSQPKLYQEQQNLQLVFIGNHIARKGGVVALRLAKKAEKLGLPITVHIISDMGHGSGVPTDFPDTTKYVEDLNLLKLNNVVFHNNIANDKVLELLSQSHFQIMATLHDTYGYSIIEGFSVATPAITTNVCALPEFIRHGENGYILELPINELRHWSNWLHGDKIKTNEYWEILNSTYDCLAEQALQQIIQFFDRSDKREHYEFLSAGALAQAQIVHNSEKQNELFDNLYAAA from the coding sequence ATGGCAAAAGTTATCATAGCAGGTCAAAAACACCTCAGCATTCCAAACCTACCTCGAAATTCTCGGCATACACTCATCCGCCCCAAGCCTTTCCCCGCAGGCAGATATCCTATAGAAAAAATTTGGTATCCTTTAAGCAGCTTTATGGCTTGGCAACCTGTATGGGGAAGATACCAAGCAATTCATTCTTTCAACAGAATTTTATATACAAATAAACCTTGGTTTTTCACCTTTGAGGATCATCGTGTTTTATATAGAAATCCTCAAAATAAAAGCGAAGCTGCAATTTATGAATTATTAAATAATCGGTTAGCGTTAGACAATTGCCAAAAACTTATCGCTATTTCCGATTATGCCAAGTTGAGATTAATTAAGCGGATAGAAGGTTGGAATATAGAAGAAAAAGTAAGCAATAAATTAGATGTTATTCATCCAAACTTCCCAGTCAGAGTTAGCCAACCAAAACTATATCAAGAACAGCAAAATCTCCAGCTTGTATTTATCGGAAACCACATTGCCCGCAAAGGCGGAGTTGTTGCTTTAAGACTCGCCAAGAAAGCTGAAAAATTAGGTTTACCTATTACTGTACATATAATTTCAGATATGGGGCATGGTTCAGGAGTCCCGACTGATTTTCCCGATACCACGAAATATGTAGAGGATTTAAATTTACTGAAGTTAAATAATGTTGTGTTTCATAACAATATTGCTAATGACAAAGTTCTTGAGTTATTATCACAAAGTCATTTTCAAATAATGGCGACATTACATGATACTTATGGTTATAGTATCATCGAAGGCTTTTCCGTTGCAACTCCTGCAATTACAACAAATGTATGTGCTTTACCAGAGTTTATTCGTCATGGCGAAAATGGCTATATTTTAGAATTACCAATTAATGAACTTAGGCACTGGAGCAATTGGTTGCACGGAGATAAAATCAAAACTAATGAATATTGGGAAATTCTAAACAGCACCTATGACTGTTTGGCAGAGCAAGCATTGCAACAAATCATTCAATTTTTTGATAGAAGTGATAAACGAGAACATTACGAATTTTTAAGTGCAGGAGCATTAGCTCAAGCGCAAATTGTGCATAACTCCGAAAAACAAAATGAGTTATTTGATAATCTTTATGCAGCAGCGTAA